Genomic window (Streptomyces sp. RerS4):
GAGAGGGCCGGGTACTGCTGCGGTCGCGGACGGCGGGTCAAGCGGGAAGCCGCTTCGGACTGTCCGCCGCCGAGCGAGAGGCCGCCGTCGGGCTGTGCGTGGAACTCGCCGACCACATCAGCCTGCGCGGATTCTCGTTCCACCTGAACGGCTACTCCACCGCCGAACGCGCGACGGCGGCGAACGAGATGATCGAGCACTGCCTCGACGCCAGGCGGCGCGGCGCGACCTCGGCCGAAGTGGTCGACATCGGCGGCGGCCTGCCCGTCCGCTACGTCGATCCGCGCCTCTGGGACGCGTTCCTTGAGCAGAACGAGCCCTCCCACTACCACGGGGGCAAGAGCTTCAAGGACTTCTATCCGTACGGCGGACAGTCCGCGCCCCAGGCGGTGCGGGCGATCATGGCGCACCCCGTAGACGGTGCCCAGAGCCTGGCGGCGAAGGCGGGACGCCACGGCGTCCGGTTCGTCGTCGAGCCCGGCCGGGCCCTGCTGGACCAGGCCGGATTCACCCTGTACCGCGTACAGCAGGTCGATGACCGCCGGGACACCGACGGGTACGCGATCGTCACCGTCGCGGGGAGCAGTTTCAGTCTCTCCGAACAGTGGTTCAACAGCGACTACCTCCCCGACCCGCTGCTGCTGTCCGCCGGGCCCGTCGCCGACGAGGTGTTCCCGGCCTGCGTCGCGGGCTCGACCTGCCTGGAGAGCGACCTGGTGACCTGGCGGAAGATCGGCTTCCCCCGGCCGGTGCGGCGCGGTGACCACCTGGTCTAC
Coding sequences:
- a CDS encoding alanine racemase, whose translation is MAAVRPFALTALRHPTVSTLLADHRVLLADLLDGLGSPLHVVLPEIFEENVAGLRQAFAEAGVTAGILFAKKANKADCYVTSAAALGVGVDVAGAPELVKALAGGVPGHRIGVSGPEKDDALHALAVQHGCLVAVDSLSELRRLAATARLAGREGRVLLRSRTAGQAGSRFGLSAAEREAAVGLCVELADHISLRGFSFHLNGYSTAERATAANEMIEHCLDARRRGATSAEVVDIGGGLPVRYVDPRLWDAFLEQNEPSHYHGGKSFKDFYPYGGQSAPQAVRAIMAHPVDGAQSLAAKAGRHGVRFVVEPGRALLDQAGFTLYRVQQVDDRRDTDGYAIVTVAGSSFSLSEQWFNSDYLPDPLLLSAGPVADEVFPACVAGSTCLESDLVTWRKIGFPRPVRRGDHLVYLNTAGYQMDSNESPFHDAALPLKAVLRLGDGAGPPSWRLDGI